A portion of the Girardinichthys multiradiatus isolate DD_20200921_A chromosome 23, DD_fGirMul_XY1, whole genome shotgun sequence genome contains these proteins:
- the rab28 gene encoding ras-related protein Rab-28 isoform X1: MSDSEEDSQDKQLKIVVVGDGACGKTSLATRFAQEAFGKQYKQTIGLDFFLKRISLPGNLNVTLQVWDIGGQTLGGKMLDKYVYGAHGVLLVYDITNHQSFENLVDWFNMVKKANEESDIQPVVFLVGNKIDLEHMRTIKADKHQRFCQENGLISQFISAKTGDSVYLCFQRVAAEILGIKLNKAEIEQSQRIVKAELVDYPQDEGPIRQENAQQSKICLLQ, translated from the exons ATGTCGGACTCGGAGGAGGACAGCCAGGACAAGCAGCTTAAAATCGTGGTGGTTGGAGACGGAGCATGTGGGAAG ACATCACTCGCCACCAGATTTGCACAGGAGGCCTTCGGGAAGCAGTACAAACAAACCATCGGCCTGGATTTCTTCCTGAAGAGAATAAGCCTTCCAG GCAACTTGAATGTGACCCTGCAGGTGTGGGACATTGGAGGCCAAACATTAGGGGGGAAAATGCTGGATAAATATGTATACGGAGCTCAT GGGGTTCTTCTAGTATACGACATTACCAACCACCAGAGCTTTGAGAACCTGGTGGATTGGTTCAACATGGTAAAGAAAGCCAATGAGGAATCTGATATCCAGCCCGTTGTCTTCTTGGTGGGCAACAAAA TCGACCTGGAGCACATGAGGACCATAAAGGCAGACAAACACCAGCGCTTCTGCCAGGAGAACGGCCTCATCAGTCAGTTCATATCGGCCAAGACGGGGGATTCG GTTTATCTTTGTTTCCAGCGAGTAGCTGCTGAAATTCTTGGTATCAAGCTAAATAAAGCAGAAATAGAGCAGTCCCAG AGGATTGTGAAAGCTGAGCTGGTGGACTACCCACAAGATGAAGGCCCGATTAGACAGGAGAACGCTCAGCAAAGCAAAATCTGTTTGCTTCAGTAA
- the rab28 gene encoding ras-related protein Rab-28 isoform X3, which translates to MYKYQTSLATRFAQEAFGKQYKQTIGLDFFLKRISLPGNLNVTLQVWDIGGQTLGGKMLDKYVYGAHGVLLVYDITNHQSFENLVDWFNMVKKANEESDIQPVVFLVGNKIDLEHMRTIKADKHQRFCQENGLISQFISAKTGDSVYLCFQRVAAEILGIKLNKAEIEQSQRIVKAELVDYPQDEGPIRQENAQQSKICLLQ; encoded by the exons atgtacaaatatcAG ACATCACTCGCCACCAGATTTGCACAGGAGGCCTTCGGGAAGCAGTACAAACAAACCATCGGCCTGGATTTCTTCCTGAAGAGAATAAGCCTTCCAG GCAACTTGAATGTGACCCTGCAGGTGTGGGACATTGGAGGCCAAACATTAGGGGGGAAAATGCTGGATAAATATGTATACGGAGCTCAT GGGGTTCTTCTAGTATACGACATTACCAACCACCAGAGCTTTGAGAACCTGGTGGATTGGTTCAACATGGTAAAGAAAGCCAATGAGGAATCTGATATCCAGCCCGTTGTCTTCTTGGTGGGCAACAAAA TCGACCTGGAGCACATGAGGACCATAAAGGCAGACAAACACCAGCGCTTCTGCCAGGAGAACGGCCTCATCAGTCAGTTCATATCGGCCAAGACGGGGGATTCG GTTTATCTTTGTTTCCAGCGAGTAGCTGCTGAAATTCTTGGTATCAAGCTAAATAAAGCAGAAATAGAGCAGTCCCAG AGGATTGTGAAAGCTGAGCTGGTGGACTACCCACAAGATGAAGGCCCGATTAGACAGGAGAACGCTCAGCAAAGCAAAATCTGTTTGCTTCAGTAA
- the rab28 gene encoding ras-related protein Rab-28 isoform X2, translating to MSDSEEDSQDKQLKIVVVGDGACGKTSLATRFAQEAFGKQYKQTIGLDFFLKRISLPGNLNVTLQVWDIGGQTLGGKMLDKYVYGAHGVLLVYDITNHQSFENLVDWFNMVKKANEESDIQPVVFLVGNKIDLEHMRTIKADKHQRFCQENGLISQFISAKTGDSVYLCFQRVAAEILGIKLNKAEIEQSQRVVKADIVNYSQDTVARTVNTPRSSMCVVQ from the exons ATGTCGGACTCGGAGGAGGACAGCCAGGACAAGCAGCTTAAAATCGTGGTGGTTGGAGACGGAGCATGTGGGAAG ACATCACTCGCCACCAGATTTGCACAGGAGGCCTTCGGGAAGCAGTACAAACAAACCATCGGCCTGGATTTCTTCCTGAAGAGAATAAGCCTTCCAG GCAACTTGAATGTGACCCTGCAGGTGTGGGACATTGGAGGCCAAACATTAGGGGGGAAAATGCTGGATAAATATGTATACGGAGCTCAT GGGGTTCTTCTAGTATACGACATTACCAACCACCAGAGCTTTGAGAACCTGGTGGATTGGTTCAACATGGTAAAGAAAGCCAATGAGGAATCTGATATCCAGCCCGTTGTCTTCTTGGTGGGCAACAAAA TCGACCTGGAGCACATGAGGACCATAAAGGCAGACAAACACCAGCGCTTCTGCCAGGAGAACGGCCTCATCAGTCAGTTCATATCGGCCAAGACGGGGGATTCG GTTTATCTTTGTTTCCAGCGAGTAGCTGCTGAAATTCTTGGTATCAAGCTAAATAAAGCAGAAATAGAGCAGTCCCAG CGGGTGGTGAAGGCAGACATCGTGAACTACAGTCAGGACACCGTAGCCAGGACAGTCAACACCCCTCGCAGCTCCATGTGTGTGGTTCAGTGA